The Coffea arabica cultivar ET-39 chromosome 2c, Coffea Arabica ET-39 HiFi, whole genome shotgun sequence genome includes the window aacaatatcgaactctgagagaattatctgccatttcgcCAGACGCCCAGTcaacatcggcttctccaaaagatacttcaaaggatcagaccgggaaataagatacgtggtatggctcaacagatagtgtctcaacttctgggctgcccaggccaatgcacagcagcttttctcaatgaatgaataattagcctcgtactgcgtgaacttcttgcttaggtagtaaatggcttgttctttccttccagagtcatcgtgctgacctagaacacaccctactgctccttcaagcacggataaatacataatcaaaggtcggcccggtttgggcggcactaagactggtggatgcaacaaataatctttaatcttgtcaaaagcctgttggcactcctcattccaatacaacggcaCGTTCTtcctcaataatttgaacaacggctcgcatgtggcagttagttggCCAATGAACCTCCCGataaaattgatcttccctaaagagcttttcacgtccttctgagtttttggcACTGGCATGTCTCGAATTACtttgattttcgccggatctatttctatgcccttcttgctaacaatgaatcccaacaacttacccgcaggtgctccgaaggcgcatttcgcaggatttagctttaaattgtacttccgcaacctctcgaataatttcttcagatcaaccaagtggtcctctgcccttttagacttgattataatgtcatccacgtagacctccatctcccggtggatcatatcatgaaatagggttgtcatggtcctctgatatgttgctccagcattctttaaaccgaaaggcatgactcggtagcaaaaggtaccccaaggggtaatgaacgcagtcttctccctatcctcctctgccatcaaaatttggtggtagccagcaaaacaatcgcaaaaggtttcaatctcatgtccggcagtattgtctaagagaatgtgaatatttggtagagggaaatcatctttaggactggctttattaaggtctctatagtcaacacaaactctcacctctccactcttttttggaacagggactggatttgaaagccaaattgggtaatgggaaacaatgataatattggttttgagttgtttttcaatttgctcttttattttgaggctcatatctggtttgaattttcggggttttgttttacgggtggaaaagaagggtctgtgggtaacctatgcactaccacatcagttgaaatgccagtcatatcatcataggaccatgcGAACACATCCTGGAAcatagtcaaaaattcaatcatctcctttttctgcctctcattcaaatgaatactgatctgcacctccttaacttcatccttAGTGCCAATGTTTACTGTTTCTGTCTCTTCCAAGTTCGGTTTTGGtgtttcctcatattgttcaaaatcctttgcaaaagaatcgaatacctcttcattatcactctcgctttggaacTCGGAttcctccaagtcgtgagtgatatagaaattgtcattattgaattccagaacagtaatatccaaagggtcaaatatttttatttttggccatctgaaagaattaacgaatgtgggataataagcaaataagcatacaacaaacaaatgaacaaaccATATGAATATAGACAACAcaacatgacaagaacaacttgtgcattttcataaagacctttgattgaaagcgagtgaaaatgaaagtttaacaatatttacatgcgcaaaaggacaattgttttcattggctatttacagatgcaaaagtatttttcatgaattcatatgaatgataaacccctttcagtttaccgaaactccttccgaatAGGCAGAAATTCAGCTGTCCAATTGGAAATCGACCCTTCagggatgtcaggaaattcgGCCTCGTTCGGGAAATTGTCTTCAAATATTGCCCCAATGAACAGTTGGGACAAACTATCCTCGATTTCTTCAGTTGAATTACCCTCTGATGTGATTATTTCAGCTGGCCGGGGAAAAGTATACCGTAGCGGTGGAATATCGAAAACCCTTTGCCGGCCCTCTTTTTCTGCTCTTTTACGCTCCTTCATCTCCTTGAAATCCTTGGCGGTTGGTCTGAAACCCAAACCGAAGGTATCCCTCTTTTCTACTATCTTCACTGGCTTCAGGATCCCTTGCAGTTCACGCCCCAACCCCTTGTCGAATTTGTATCCTCCACGAATCATTTCTCTGGCCATCATTACACTGGCCTTTGAGAGAGTTTGTTCCTCTGTGGTtatccaacttacggagacTATATCGGATGTGCTGTGAGGGGACATGGTAACACTTTGACTACCCTCCTCTTTAACTCCAGAATCGGTGATCACCAGGCAGTCCTCTTCAGCAAAGATAGTGATTAGTTTGTCATTTACCACGAACTTGAGTAATTGATGCAACGAAGACGGCACGGCCCCagacttgtgaatccatggccttccaagtaaaatattataaatgctcgggaagttcatgacttggcaagttatttgaaattgggcGGGCCCCATCTCGATTACTAAATCTGCCTCTCCTATTGGGTCCCTCTGCGCTCCATCGAACCCTCTAACGatagtccctgaaggcctcagcttgatGTCTTGCAATCCTAGTTTCTCtaaggtactccaaggacagatattcaGTGCGGATCCATTATCGATTAACACCTTAGGCAGCATTTTTCCATTGCACCTCACTGTTATGTACAACGCCCTATTATGTCCGATGCCCTCCGTCGGCAATTCATCGTCAGAAAAAACAATTTGCTTGTTGAATAATACGCTCCCCAccacgtttgaaaaattatcaacagaAATGTCCCTCGGAATTTGAGCTCTTGTTAATACGTCGATCAATGCATCCCTATGCACGTCCGAAGAGAAAAGTAGGTCCAACATGGTTATCTGGGCAGGTGATTTGCTTAGCTTTTCCACTATGTTGTATTCACTTCTCTGGAGTCGTTTAAGGAAATCGACggcttctttctcggtgattgttggtttgATGGGTGGCTCAGAACTATTGGCTTGAATTGGAGTAGTAGTCTCAAATGGATTTACAGTCTTCCCCGATCTGGTAACTACTGACACTTCCTTCTTTGCGGTTGAATTCTCCCCGATCTGTATGCTAGGCTCATCGTAATTCCACGGCACTTGTTGCAGACTTAATACGGGCTCCTGCTTCGGGAATTCGATGACTACTGGTTTCAAAGCTTCATTCTCGGCTGGCGT containing:
- the LOC113720666 gene encoding uncharacterized protein; translated protein: MNTQPESSDKTTATTQPEVTSPGVQLAELLAKFGEMASEMAAQKKLIDELVSSGVQPELPHVIQLQSEPFVIPTVQTTVPTQGRPLDQLYDQLRASGKIGTVPPPTYPYGMPVWYNPQAVCAYHSGAPGHATLDCKALKHKVQDMVESREIVIRKREPQGPNVNQNPLPEHVGVVMDDTEYMEQIKKLAIEAEVFGVTDQPFVIELPFEEDNKPFVLDLTPAENEALKPVVIEFPKQEPVLSLQQVPWNYDEPSIQIGENSTAKKEVSVVTRSGKTVNPFETTTPIQANSSEPPIKPTITEKEAVDFLKRLQRSEYNIVEKLSKSPAQITMLDLLFSSDVHRDALIDVLTRAQIPRDISVDNFSNVVGSVLFNKQIVFSDDELPTEGIGHNRALYITVRCNGKMLPKVLIDNGSALNICPWSTLEKLGLQDIKLRPSGTIVRGFDGAQRDPIGEADLSGAVPSSLHQLLKFVVNDKLITIFAEEDCLVITDSGVKEEGSQSVTMSPHSTSDIVSVSWITTEEQTLSKASVMMAREMIRGGYKFDKGLGRELQGILKPVKIVEKRDTFGLGFRPTAKDFKEMKERKRAEKEGRQRVFDIPPLRYTFPRPAEIITSEGNSTEEIEDSLSQLFIGAIFEDNFPNEAEFPDIPEGSISNWTAEFLPIRKEFR